One Mycolicibacterium sarraceniae genomic window carries:
- a CDS encoding FAD-binding dehydrogenase, which yields MDADVIVVGAGLAGLVATHELTSRGKRVVLIDQENEANLGGQAFWSFGGLFLVDSPEQRRLGVKDSVELAWNDWSGSAQFDRIDDEDSWAVRWARAYVEFAAGEKRSWLLSHGITFLPTVGWAERGDLRADGHGNSVPRFHVAWGTGTGVVEPFVASALTAADRGLVTFRHRHRVDELVITDGAVTGVRGVVLAPDDAPRGVTSNRDAVGEFELSSQTVILTTGGIGGNHDVVRRYWPQRMGTPPREMITGVPAYVDGRMLDIAANSGVRTVNRDRMWHYTEGVQNWDPIWPAHAIRILPGPSSMWFDALGRRLPEPYLPGYDTLGTLRYLRTSPEIAGYDHSWFILTQKIIEREFALSGSEQNPDITNKDRTGFLKERLLSKGAPAPVEAFKRHGADFVVAGGLDELVAKMNALTDEPLLDTGRIRAQIEARDLQMANPYAKDAQVQGIRNSRRYIGDRIGRTAAPHRILDPAAGPLIGVKLHILTRKTLGGIQTDLSSRAIGLDGRPIVGLYAAGEVAGFGGGGVHGYNALEGTFLGGCLFSGRVAGRAAAGAL from the coding sequence ATGGACGCAGATGTCATCGTGGTCGGGGCCGGTCTGGCCGGTCTCGTCGCTACCCACGAACTGACCAGCCGCGGCAAGAGGGTCGTGCTGATCGACCAGGAGAATGAGGCGAACCTCGGCGGGCAGGCGTTCTGGTCGTTCGGTGGGCTGTTCCTGGTCGACAGCCCTGAACAGCGGCGCTTGGGGGTCAAAGACAGCGTCGAGCTGGCGTGGAATGACTGGTCGGGCAGCGCCCAGTTCGACCGGATCGACGATGAGGACAGCTGGGCAGTGCGCTGGGCCCGGGCCTACGTTGAATTCGCCGCGGGGGAGAAGCGCTCATGGCTGCTCAGCCACGGCATCACATTCCTGCCCACCGTCGGCTGGGCCGAGCGCGGCGACCTGCGCGCCGATGGACACGGCAACTCGGTGCCGCGCTTCCACGTCGCCTGGGGCACTGGTACCGGGGTGGTGGAGCCGTTCGTGGCGTCGGCATTGACCGCCGCTGACCGCGGCTTGGTGACGTTCCGCCACCGGCACAGAGTCGACGAGCTGGTGATCACCGACGGCGCCGTTACCGGCGTACGGGGTGTGGTGCTCGCGCCCGACGACGCCCCGCGTGGTGTGACGTCCAACCGGGATGCCGTGGGCGAGTTCGAATTATCCTCTCAGACAGTCATTCTCACCACCGGTGGCATAGGCGGCAACCATGACGTCGTGCGACGGTACTGGCCGCAGCGGATGGGCACCCCGCCGCGGGAGATGATCACCGGGGTGCCCGCCTACGTCGATGGCAGGATGCTCGACATCGCCGCCAACTCGGGGGTGCGCACGGTAAATCGGGACCGGATGTGGCATTACACCGAGGGGGTGCAGAACTGGGATCCGATCTGGCCGGCCCACGCCATTCGTATCCTGCCGGGGCCGTCGTCGATGTGGTTCGACGCACTGGGCCGGCGGTTGCCCGAGCCCTACCTGCCCGGCTACGACACCCTGGGAACCCTGCGCTACCTGCGCACCAGCCCGGAGATCGCCGGCTACGACCACAGTTGGTTCATCCTCACGCAGAAGATCATCGAGCGGGAGTTCGCCCTATCGGGATCCGAACAGAATCCTGACATCACCAATAAGGACCGCACCGGATTCCTCAAGGAGCGATTGCTGAGCAAGGGCGCGCCGGCGCCGGTAGAGGCCTTCAAGCGTCACGGCGCCGATTTCGTGGTCGCGGGGGGTCTCGACGAGCTGGTGGCGAAGATGAATGCACTGACCGACGAACCGTTGCTCGACACCGGGCGCATCCGGGCGCAGATCGAGGCCCGCGATTTGCAGATGGCCAACCCGTACGCCAAAGATGCTCAGGTACAAGGGATCCGCAATTCCCGGCGGTACATCGGCGACCGGATCGGCCGGACAGCGGCACCGCACCGCATCCTCGACCCGGCGGCCGGGCCGCTGATCGGGGTGAAGTTGCACATTCTGACCCGCAAGACCCTCGGTGGCATACAGACTGACCTGTCGTCGCGGGCGATCGGTCTGGACGGTCGTCCGATCGTCGGACTGTATGCCGCGGGCGAGGTGGCCGGATTCGGTGGCGGCGGCGTGCACGGCTACAACGCCTTGGAAGGAACGTTCCTTGGAGGCTGCCTGTTCTCGGGCCGCGTCGCGGGTAGAGCAGCCGCTGGGGCACTGTGA
- a CDS encoding DUF7847 domain-containing protein — translation MTTPPGPPPGWPGQPSFPRPGYPPADPAAGYPPPGYPPPGYPPPGYGPPGYPPPGYGPPGYPPPGYGAPVPIAPKPGIIPLRPLSLSEIFNGAVGYIRANPKASLGLTTVVVVITQILALVLQLGPMVAMGGEVGGQTGEELSAPVLIGSALSGLTTGVATFLGGILLSGMLTVVVARAVFGSKITVGEAWQRVRGRLLALLGFSLLEILAGLMLVGVVVGVIIGIAVAGNGTLAAIIGIPLVLGLIAALTYLYTVLSFTPVAIVLERKPIMASVRRSFDLVRNHFWRVIGIRLLAGLVAGVIAGAVSVPFSIAGQVMLMGETSSGPIIVATTLIAIGGAIGQIVTAPFTAGVAVLLYTDTRIRAEAFDLVLRIGANTAPDDIVTADNLWLPPAR, via the coding sequence GTGACCACACCACCTGGACCGCCGCCTGGATGGCCTGGTCAACCGTCCTTCCCGCGGCCCGGATATCCGCCGGCTGACCCAGCTGCCGGCTATCCGCCACCCGGGTACCCACCGCCGGGGTATCCGCCACCGGGCTACGGCCCGCCCGGCTATCCCCCACCGGGCTACGGCCCGCCCGGCTATCCCCCACCGGGCTACGGCGCCCCGGTACCCATTGCCCCCAAGCCGGGAATCATCCCACTGCGGCCGCTGTCACTCAGCGAGATCTTCAACGGCGCCGTCGGGTACATCCGGGCCAACCCGAAGGCTTCACTCGGCCTGACCACCGTCGTCGTGGTGATCACCCAGATCCTGGCGCTGGTCCTGCAGCTCGGTCCCATGGTCGCGATGGGCGGCGAGGTCGGCGGCCAAACCGGCGAGGAACTGTCCGCCCCCGTGCTCATCGGATCCGCGCTGTCCGGCCTCACCACTGGGGTGGCCACCTTCCTCGGTGGAATCCTGCTGTCCGGGATGCTGACCGTCGTGGTCGCACGGGCGGTGTTCGGCTCCAAGATTACGGTCGGCGAAGCCTGGCAGCGGGTACGTGGCCGGCTGCTGGCACTGCTCGGCTTCAGTCTGCTGGAGATTCTTGCCGGGCTGATGTTGGTCGGTGTGGTCGTTGGCGTGATCATCGGAATCGCGGTGGCTGGTAACGGCACCCTGGCCGCGATCATCGGCATCCCGCTCGTGCTCGGCTTGATCGCCGCGCTGACGTATCTGTACACCGTCCTGTCGTTCACGCCGGTGGCTATCGTGCTGGAGCGAAAGCCCATCATGGCGTCGGTCCGTCGCTCATTCGACTTGGTGCGCAACCACTTTTGGCGAGTGATCGGGATACGTTTGCTTGCCGGCCTGGTCGCCGGGGTGATCGCCGGTGCGGTCTCGGTACCGTTCAGCATCGCCGGACAGGTGATGCTGATGGGTGAGACATCCTCGGGGCCCATCATTGTGGCAACCACGCTGATCGCCATCGGCGGCGCGATCGGCCAGATCGTGACCGCGCCGTTCACCGCCGGGGTGGCGGTGCTGCTCTACACCGATACGCGCATTCGCGCTGAGGCATTCGATCTGGTGCTGAGAATCGGAGCCAACACCGCGCCGGACGACATCGTGACCGCCGACAACCTGTGGCTCCCGCCGGCACGGTAG
- a CDS encoding metallophosphoesterase produces MAVPSAVKSSALVAAGSAALALGYATVIERNAFVVREVTMPVLSPGSTPLRVLHLSDIHMRPAQLHKQAWLRELARWEPDLVVNTGDNLSHPKAVPAVVQAVGDLLSVPGVFVFGSNDYFAPKFKNPARYLYDSNGRIHGNALPWQDLRAAFTERGWLDLTHNRRDLEVAGLTIAAAGVDDPHLGRDRYETIAGPPNPTANLSLGVAHAPYTRVLDRFAADGYQLVMAGHTHGGQLCLPFYGALVTNCDLDRSRAKGASRWGKDTSLHVSAGIGTGPFAPFRFCCRPEATLLTLVGAPTGGHDETRNVVRSSPTASVR; encoded by the coding sequence ATGGCTGTGCCGTCCGCAGTGAAGTCGTCCGCCCTCGTCGCTGCCGGCTCGGCCGCGCTTGCGCTCGGCTACGCCACGGTGATCGAACGCAACGCGTTCGTGGTCCGCGAAGTGACCATGCCGGTGCTGTCCCCGGGCTCCACGCCCCTGCGGGTGCTGCACCTCAGCGATATCCACATGCGGCCCGCGCAGCTGCACAAACAAGCCTGGTTGCGCGAGTTGGCTCGCTGGGAGCCCGACCTGGTGGTCAACACCGGCGACAACCTGTCGCACCCCAAGGCTGTGCCCGCGGTGGTGCAGGCGGTCGGTGATCTGTTGTCGGTCCCTGGCGTCTTCGTGTTCGGCAGTAATGACTACTTCGCCCCGAAGTTCAAGAACCCGGCACGGTACCTGTACGACAGCAACGGTCGCATCCACGGCAACGCGCTGCCGTGGCAGGATCTGCGCGCGGCGTTTACCGAACGCGGCTGGCTGGACCTGACCCACAACCGGCGCGATCTCGAGGTGGCCGGGCTGACCATCGCCGCCGCTGGCGTCGACGACCCGCATCTGGGTCGAGACCGCTACGAGACCATCGCCGGCCCACCCAATCCGACGGCGAACCTCTCCCTCGGTGTGGCCCACGCCCCCTACACCCGCGTGCTGGACCGGTTCGCCGCCGACGGCTATCAGCTCGTTATGGCCGGGCATACCCACGGCGGACAGCTGTGCCTGCCGTTCTACGGTGCCCTCGTCACCAACTGCGACCTGGACCGTTCCCGCGCCAAGGGGGCGTCGCGCTGGGGTAAGGACACCTCGCTGCACGTGTCGGCGGGCATCGGCACCGGACCGTTCGCCCCGTTCCGGTTCTGCTGCCGCCCCGAGGCCACCCTGCTGACCCTGGTGGGTGCACCGACCGGCGGACATGACGAGACGCGAAACGTGGTGCGGTCCAGCCCTACCGCCTCCGTGCGGTGA
- a CDS encoding DUF4350 domain-containing protein, which translates to MSTTIGQRWRTGRWIAVALIAITAVTAAGAFFTAPRPGGRMDPESTSSDGARALVTLLRDRGVEVVVATTVADVEQAARPDTLLLAAETYYTRGTDLLGRLADVPGDRLLLEPTSRARQALAPDIRLSGASILTMKPDCDLPEAKRAGTVQLGSTDTYEKAGDADLTRCYGGALVRYQADGRTVTVVGSADFMTNGGLLQEGNAALAMNLAGGRPRLIWYAPQQSEGEIGAEGTSLTDLMPDAVTWIVWQLCVTVLLLAVWQGRRLGPLVAEKLPVVVRASETVEGRARLYRSRRARGQAAEALRTATLQRLAPRLGLGPNASPTAVLDAVAMRYAGDAMTVQHVLFGPSPSSDSDLLHLAQALDDIERQVTKS; encoded by the coding sequence GTGAGCACCACCATCGGCCAGCGTTGGCGCACCGGACGCTGGATTGCCGTGGCACTGATCGCGATCACAGCAGTCACCGCGGCCGGAGCCTTCTTCACCGCGCCACGCCCCGGTGGGCGAATGGATCCGGAGTCGACCAGTTCTGACGGCGCCCGTGCGCTGGTCACCCTGCTTCGAGACCGGGGCGTTGAGGTCGTCGTCGCGACCACCGTGGCAGATGTCGAGCAGGCGGCCCGGCCGGACACCTTGCTGTTGGCTGCCGAGACCTACTACACCCGGGGTACGGATCTTCTGGGCCGGCTGGCCGATGTCCCCGGCGACCGGCTCTTGCTCGAACCCACCTCGCGCGCACGGCAGGCACTGGCCCCCGACATCCGGCTCAGCGGCGCCAGCATACTCACCATGAAGCCCGATTGTGATCTGCCGGAAGCCAAGCGGGCCGGGACGGTGCAGCTGGGTTCCACCGATACCTACGAGAAGGCCGGTGACGCCGACCTGACGCGGTGCTACGGCGGGGCGTTGGTGCGCTACCAAGCCGACGGCCGCACGGTCACCGTCGTCGGCAGCGCGGACTTCATGACCAACGGCGGGCTGCTTCAGGAGGGCAATGCCGCACTGGCGATGAACCTTGCCGGCGGCCGGCCACGACTCATCTGGTACGCACCGCAGCAGAGCGAAGGCGAAATCGGCGCGGAGGGAACCTCACTCACCGACCTGATGCCCGACGCGGTGACCTGGATCGTCTGGCAGCTGTGCGTGACCGTCCTGCTGCTGGCAGTGTGGCAGGGTCGCCGGTTGGGTCCGCTGGTCGCCGAGAAGCTGCCCGTCGTGGTGCGGGCCTCGGAGACAGTCGAGGGACGCGCCCGGCTCTACCGGTCCCGCCGGGCGCGCGGCCAGGCGGCCGAGGCACTGCGCACCGCAACCCTGCAGCGGCTGGCACCACGACTGGGTCTGGGCCCCAACGCTTCTCCCACGGCGGTGCTGGACGCCGTCGCGATGCGCTACGCCGGCGACGCAATGACCGTCCAGCACGTACTTTTCGGTCCATCACCATCCTCTGATTCCGACCTGCTCCATTTGGCCCAGGCACTTGACGATATCGAAAGGCAGGTCACGAAGTCGTGA
- the cds1 gene encoding L-cysteine desulfhydrase Cds1 produces the protein MTTVVAAHTHPRGWLDNAIRLIEADSRRSADTHLLRYPLPASWCATADIALYLKDESTHITGSLKHRLARSLFLYGLCNGKIDEQTTIVEASSGSTAVSEAYFAALLGLPFVAVMTASTSPSKIKLIEAQGGRCHFVDRPGEVYTEAQRIADETGGHYLDQFTNAERATDWRGNNNIAESIYQQMSHERHPIPDWIVAGAGTGGTSATIGRYIRYQRHATQLCVVDPENSAFFPSYAQGRGDIVTGAPSRIEGIGRPRVEPSFLPEIVDRMVSVPDAASIAAAHHVSRVLGRRVGPSTGTNVWGAFGLLAEMVAAGVGGSVVTLIADSGDRYADTCYNADWLAAHNLDPSVYAGALGEFERSCGWAWSGSSTAS, from the coding sequence ATGACCACGGTCGTCGCCGCCCATACCCACCCCCGCGGCTGGTTGGACAACGCCATTCGGCTGATCGAGGCTGACAGCCGCCGCAGCGCCGACACTCACCTGTTGCGCTACCCGCTTCCTGCGTCGTGGTGCGCGACTGCGGATATCGCGCTCTATCTCAAAGACGAATCAACGCATATCACCGGCAGTCTCAAACACCGGCTGGCACGCTCACTGTTCCTCTACGGGCTGTGCAACGGCAAGATCGATGAGCAGACCACGATCGTCGAAGCGTCGTCGGGGTCAACGGCGGTGTCGGAGGCGTATTTCGCCGCGCTGCTGGGCCTGCCGTTCGTCGCGGTCATGACGGCCTCAACCAGCCCCTCGAAGATCAAACTCATCGAGGCCCAAGGCGGGCGGTGTCATTTCGTTGATCGGCCTGGTGAGGTGTACACCGAGGCGCAGCGGATCGCCGACGAGACCGGCGGCCATTACCTGGATCAGTTCACCAACGCCGAGCGGGCCACCGATTGGCGGGGCAACAACAACATCGCCGAGTCGATCTATCAGCAGATGAGTCACGAACGCCATCCGATCCCCGACTGGATCGTGGCGGGCGCGGGTACCGGCGGCACAAGCGCCACGATCGGGCGCTACATCCGATATCAGCGCCACGCAACCCAGCTCTGCGTGGTCGACCCGGAGAACTCGGCGTTCTTCCCGTCCTACGCGCAAGGCCGCGGCGACATCGTGACGGGGGCGCCGTCGCGGATCGAGGGCATCGGCCGGCCACGGGTGGAACCGTCGTTCCTGCCCGAGATCGTAGACCGGATGGTCAGCGTGCCCGACGCGGCGTCGATCGCGGCCGCCCATCACGTATCGCGGGTGTTGGGGCGCCGAGTCGGCCCATCAACGGGAACCAACGTGTGGGGTGCATTCGGTCTGCTCGCCGAAATGGTCGCTGCCGGCGTCGGCGGCTCGGTGGTCACCCTGATCGCCGATAGCGGTGACCGCTACGCCGACACCTGTTACAACGCCGACTGGCTAGCGGCTCACAACCTCGACCCGAGCGTGTACGCAGGTGCGCTCGGCGAGTTCGAACGATCCTGTGGCTGGGCCTGGTCCGGGTCATCGACGGCGTCATAG
- a CDS encoding GatB/YqeY domain-containing protein encodes MAELKNRLRSDLTEAMKAQDKLRTATLRLLLAAVQTEEVSGKQARDLSDDEVLKVLARESKKRSESAEIYTQNGRGELAAEEHAEARIIDEYLPTPLTDAEVADVADTAIAQVAEQLGGRPSVKNMGLVMKAATAIAEGKADGSRLSAAVKARL; translated from the coding sequence ATGGCGGAGCTCAAGAACCGGCTGAGATCAGACCTCACCGAAGCGATGAAGGCCCAGGACAAGTTGCGCACCGCGACGCTGCGGCTGCTGCTCGCGGCGGTCCAGACCGAGGAGGTCTCGGGCAAGCAGGCGCGCGATCTCTCCGACGACGAGGTACTCAAGGTGCTTGCCAGAGAGTCCAAGAAGCGCAGCGAGTCTGCGGAGATCTACACGCAGAACGGTCGCGGTGAGCTCGCCGCTGAGGAGCACGCCGAAGCCCGGATCATCGACGAGTACCTGCCGACCCCGCTGACCGACGCCGAGGTGGCCGACGTCGCCGACACCGCGATCGCCCAGGTGGCCGAGCAACTCGGGGGACGTCCTTCGGTGAAGAACATGGGCTTGGTCATGAAGGCCGCCACCGCGATCGCGGAGGGCAAGGCCGATGGGTCGCGGTTGTCGGCCGCGGTCAAGGCGCGTTTGTAG
- a CDS encoding AAA family ATPase has product MTHVALPPPAGAESDAARAALIALRSEIGKAVVGQDAVVSGLVIALLCRGHVLLEGVPGVAKTLLVRALAAALQLEFKRVQFTPDLMPGDVTGSLVYDAKTAAFAFREGPVFTNLMLADEINRTPAKTQAALLEAMEERQVSVDGEPRLLPDPFIVAATQNPIEYEGTYQLPEAQLDRFLLKLNVPLPPRDQEIAILSRHAGGFDPRDLSAIRPVAGPAELAAGRAAVKQVLVAAEVLGYIVDIVGATRNSPSLQLGVSPRGATALLGTARSWAWLSGRGYVTPDDVKAMARPTLRHRIGLRPEAELEGATPDGVLDGILASVPVPR; this is encoded by the coding sequence GTGACGCACGTCGCCCTACCTCCCCCCGCCGGCGCCGAGAGCGATGCGGCCCGCGCGGCGCTGATCGCTCTGCGCAGTGAAATCGGTAAAGCCGTCGTCGGCCAGGACGCCGTGGTCAGCGGGCTGGTGATTGCCCTGCTGTGCCGCGGGCACGTTCTGCTGGAAGGTGTTCCGGGTGTGGCCAAGACACTGCTAGTGCGGGCCTTGGCCGCCGCGCTACAGCTGGAGTTCAAGCGGGTGCAGTTCACCCCCGACCTGATGCCCGGCGATGTCACCGGATCCCTGGTGTACGACGCCAAGACCGCGGCGTTCGCCTTCCGGGAGGGCCCGGTGTTCACCAACCTCATGCTGGCTGACGAGATCAACCGCACGCCGGCGAAAACCCAAGCAGCCCTGCTCGAAGCGATGGAAGAACGCCAGGTGAGCGTCGACGGCGAGCCGAGACTGCTGCCCGATCCGTTCATCGTGGCGGCCACCCAGAACCCCATCGAATACGAGGGCACCTACCAACTGCCCGAGGCGCAGCTCGACCGGTTCCTGCTGAAGCTGAATGTGCCGCTACCACCGCGTGATCAGGAGATTGCGATCTTGTCCCGGCATGCCGGCGGGTTTGATCCGCGCGATCTGAGCGCCATCCGCCCGGTGGCCGGTCCGGCCGAGCTGGCCGCCGGCCGTGCCGCGGTCAAGCAGGTGCTGGTCGCCGCGGAGGTGCTCGGCTACATCGTCGATATCGTTGGTGCGACCAGGAATTCGCCGTCCTTGCAGCTCGGGGTGTCACCACGGGGCGCGACCGCACTGCTGGGCACGGCACGGTCGTGGGCGTGGCTGTCGGGTCGCGGCTACGTCACCCCGGACGATGTCAAAGCCATGGCCCGGCCGACACTGCGCCACCGGATCGGGCTGCGCCCGGAAGCCGAACTCGAAGGAGCCACTCCCGACGGCGTGCTCGACGGCATCCTGGCCTCGGTGCCGGTACCACGCTAG
- the ponA2 gene encoding transglycosylase/D,D-transpeptidase PonA2, whose amino-acid sequence MSERPPAGATIIKLAWCCLLASVLLAALLFPVVGGVGLMSNRASDVVANGSAQLVEGEVPAVTTMVDAKGNPIAWLYSQRRFEVPSDKIADTMKLAIVSIEDKRFAEHNGVDWKGTLTGLAGYASGDLDTRGGSTIEQQYVKNYQLLVIAQTDAEKRAAVETTPARKLREIRMALTLDKTFTKAEILTRYLNLVSFGNGAFGIQDAAQTYFGVDASQLNWQQAALLAGMVQSTSTLNPYTNPDGALARRNLVLDTLIDNEPKYADELRAAKQQPLGILPQPNELPRGCIAAGDRAFFCDYVQEYLARAGISKDQLSRGGYLIKTTLDPDVQNSVKSAVDSIAAPDIQGIASVMSVVLPGKTAHPVVAMVSNRTYGLNSAVGETMQPQPFSLAGDGAGSIFKIFTTAAALDMGMGINANLDAPVRFEAKGLGSGGAKGCPKDTWCVQNAGNYRGSMSVTDALATSPNTAFAKLISQVGVQRTVDMAVKLGLRSYAEPGTARPYDPDSNESLADFIKRQNLGSFTLGPIEVNALELSNVASTLASGGTWCPPDPVDKLFDRNGNEVSVTTDTCDQVVPEGLANTLSNALSKDDVSGTAAGSASSTGWNLPMSGKTGTTEAHRSSGFLGYTNHYAAAAYIYDDSPTPSDLCSWPLRQCGDGNLYGGNEPAKTWFTAMKPLAQSFGDIALPPTDPRYVDGAPGSRVPSVSGLPQGSARDRLKDAGFQVADQANPVNSVAPAGEVVGTSPSGQTVPGSIVTIQVSNGIPPAPAPPPPPPGGLPIPGLDGAPFGQTVVQIPGLPPITVPLLAPPPPPP is encoded by the coding sequence ATGTCGGAACGCCCTCCGGCCGGCGCGACAATCATCAAGCTGGCCTGGTGCTGCCTATTGGCCAGCGTGTTACTTGCGGCGCTCCTGTTTCCCGTGGTCGGCGGCGTGGGGCTGATGTCCAACCGCGCTTCCGATGTAGTCGCCAACGGCTCGGCTCAACTCGTCGAGGGTGAAGTGCCCGCGGTGACGACGATGGTGGACGCCAAGGGCAACCCCATCGCATGGCTCTATTCGCAGCGTCGCTTCGAGGTCCCCAGCGACAAGATCGCCGACACGATGAAACTGGCAATCGTTTCGATTGAGGACAAGCGGTTTGCCGAACACAACGGTGTCGACTGGAAAGGCACGCTGACCGGCTTGGCGGGCTACGCCTCCGGCGATCTCGACACTCGCGGCGGGTCGACGATCGAACAGCAGTACGTGAAGAACTACCAGCTGCTGGTGATCGCGCAGACCGACGCGGAGAAGCGCGCAGCGGTGGAAACCACGCCCGCTCGTAAGCTGCGCGAGATCCGGATGGCTCTGACGCTCGACAAGACGTTCACCAAGGCCGAGATCCTGACCCGCTATCTGAATCTGGTCAGCTTCGGCAACGGCGCCTTCGGCATCCAGGACGCCGCGCAGACCTACTTCGGTGTCGACGCCTCCCAGCTGAACTGGCAGCAGGCCGCACTGCTGGCCGGGATGGTCCAGTCGACGAGCACCCTGAACCCGTACACCAACCCCGACGGTGCGCTGGCCCGCCGCAACCTGGTGCTCGACACCTTGATCGACAACGAGCCCAAGTACGCCGACGAACTGCGCGCCGCCAAGCAGCAGCCGCTCGGCATCCTGCCGCAGCCCAACGAGTTGCCCCGGGGCTGCATCGCCGCCGGCGACCGAGCCTTCTTCTGTGATTACGTGCAGGAGTATCTGGCCCGAGCAGGTATCAGCAAGGATCAGCTGTCCCGCGGCGGCTACCTGATCAAGACCACTCTGGACCCCGATGTCCAGAACTCGGTCAAATCGGCTGTCGACTCGATCGCAGCCCCCGATATCCAGGGCATCGCGAGCGTGATGAGCGTTGTGCTACCGGGTAAGACCGCCCACCCAGTGGTCGCGATGGTCAGCAACCGGACCTACGGGCTGAACTCGGCTGTCGGGGAAACCATGCAGCCGCAACCGTTTTCGCTTGCCGGCGACGGCGCCGGGTCGATCTTCAAGATCTTCACCACGGCCGCCGCCCTCGATATGGGGATGGGCATCAACGCGAACCTCGACGCCCCGGTGCGGTTCGAAGCCAAGGGCTTGGGCAGCGGCGGCGCGAAGGGCTGCCCGAAGGACACCTGGTGTGTGCAGAACGCGGGCAACTACCGCGGCTCGATGAGCGTGACCGACGCACTGGCCACCTCGCCCAACACCGCCTTCGCCAAACTCATCTCCCAGGTCGGCGTGCAGCGCACGGTCGATATGGCGGTCAAGCTGGGGCTGCGGTCATACGCCGAGCCGGGCACCGCGCGCCCGTACGACCCGGACAGCAACGAGAGCCTCGCCGATTTCATCAAGCGCCAGAACCTCGGATCGTTCACGTTGGGCCCGATCGAGGTAAACGCGCTCGAACTGTCCAATGTGGCCTCGACGCTGGCGTCCGGCGGGACGTGGTGCCCGCCGGACCCGGTCGACAAACTCTTCGACCGCAACGGCAATGAGGTGTCGGTGACCACCGACACCTGCGACCAGGTGGTCCCCGAGGGGCTGGCCAACACCCTGTCCAATGCGCTGAGCAAGGATGACGTCAGCGGCACGGCGGCCGGCTCGGCCAGCTCGACGGGCTGGAACCTGCCGATGTCGGGCAAGACCGGTACCACCGAGGCGCACCGATCCTCGGGCTTCCTCGGCTACACCAACCACTACGCGGCCGCCGCCTACATTTATGACGATTCGCCCACCCCGTCGGACCTGTGTTCGTGGCCGTTGCGGCAGTGCGGTGACGGCAACCTCTACGGCGGCAACGAACCTGCCAAGACCTGGTTCACCGCGATGAAGCCGCTGGCCCAGAGCTTCGGCGATATCGCGCTACCGCCCACCGATCCGCGCTATGTCGACGGGGCCCCGGGCTCGCGGGTGCCGAGCGTGTCCGGCCTGCCGCAGGGTTCGGCGCGAGACCGGCTGAAGGACGCGGGGTTCCAGGTCGCCGATCAGGCCAACCCGGTCAACAGTGTGGCGCCTGCCGGGGAGGTCGTCGGCACATCGCCCAGCGGCCAGACCGTACCCGGATCGATCGTCACGATCCAGGTCAGCAACGGCATTCCGCCGGCACCGGCGCCGCCGCCACCGCCGCCGGGCGGGCTGCCCATACCCGGTCTGGACGGCGCCCCGTTCGGACAGACCGTCGTCCAGATCCCCGGATTGCCGCCGATCACGGTCCCATTGCTGGCCCCGCCACCGCCTCCGCCATAG
- a CDS encoding DUF4129 domain-containing protein, protein MSTIDIDRETAHDAAQHELAKPIYPKASLMDRLDDRIQDLLYRLILKGSTIPGGWLTITVLAIVVLVTFIVAVRIARRTMRTNRGGDAGLFGNHELSAAEHRATAEAYAAQGNWAAGIRHRLRAVGRQLEETGMLSPVPGRTANELARDAGELLPAFTGELRQAATVFNDVTYGEQPGTEPHYRTVAELDEALRRHATPSGVDASAPAVPDTWTPLR, encoded by the coding sequence ATGTCCACCATCGATATTGACCGGGAAACGGCCCACGACGCGGCTCAGCACGAGCTGGCCAAGCCGATCTACCCCAAGGCATCGTTGATGGACCGGCTCGATGACCGGATCCAGGACCTGCTCTACCGGCTGATCCTCAAGGGTTCAACGATCCCCGGCGGTTGGCTGACCATCACGGTTCTGGCGATCGTGGTATTGGTCACGTTCATCGTCGCCGTGCGGATCGCCCGACGCACGATGCGGACCAATCGCGGCGGCGATGCCGGCTTGTTCGGCAACCATGAACTCAGCGCGGCCGAGCATCGCGCAACTGCAGAAGCCTATGCGGCCCAAGGCAATTGGGCTGCAGGGATCCGTCACCGACTCCGAGCCGTAGGCCGCCAGCTCGAGGAAACCGGCATGCTCAGCCCGGTTCCGGGCCGCACCGCCAACGAGCTCGCTCGCGACGCCGGCGAGCTTCTGCCTGCATTCACCGGCGAGTTACGCCAGGCGGCAACGGTGTTCAACGACGTCACCTACGGCGAGCAACCGGGCACCGAGCCTCACTACCGGACGGTCGCCGAGCTCGACGAAGCGTTGCGCCGGCACGCCACACCGAGCGGGGTCGACGCGAGCGCGCCTGCTGTCCCCGACACCTGGACACCGTTGCGGTGA